DNA sequence from the Brachybacterium avium genome:
TTCTGCCCGCTCCAGCGGCCCGACCCCTGCAGGTGGGTGTCCACAGCGTGGCGTCCCCGTGCCTCGCAGCGCTCCGTCGGGGTTATCGTCGGCCGTGAGGCCGAGCGAATCGTCGGTCGAAAGGAGCACTGACGATGACCCAGCAACCCCCCGGTCCGCCACCCATGCCCGCCGCTGGCTTCGGCGGCTCCGCGCCCGACGGCCCAGCGCCCCACGGCCCCGCGCCCGGCGGGAGCATGCGCCCCGGGGACCCGAACCTGATCAACGGTGCCACCTCGCACGGCGTCCTCGGCCCGAAGAGGATCCGCCATCCCTGGGAGCTGCCGCTGCTCGGGGTGGGCATCGCCCTGACGCTGCTGAGCTATATCGCGTGGTGGACCCTCATCGTCTCGACCCTGGTGCTGCAGGTGACCGAGGGCGAGGCGAGCGTCGCCAACCTCTGGCAGTACGTCGGGATCCTGCCGTTCCTGCTCCAGCTCGTCGCCGTCCTGCCGCTGGCGCCGGTACTGATCTGGTGGGCCCGCGCGATCATGTACGCACGGATGCGCACCCGGTCCGTGCGCATGAGCCCCACCCAGTTCCCCGAGGGCTACCGGATGGTGGCGGAGGCCGCCCAGCAGTTCGGGATGCGGCGCGTCCCGGATGCCTATGTGCAGCTGGGCAACGGCGTGATCAACGCCTTCGCCTCCGGTCACGGGTTCCGTCGCTTCGTCGTCGTCCACTCCGACCTGTTCGAGGTGGGCGGGCGCACCCGCGACCCGGAGGCGCTGCGCTTCGTGATCGGGCACGAGGTGGGCCATCTCGCTGCGGGCCACGTCTCCTACTTCCGCCTCGTCTTCACCACCGTGATCCGGATGATCCCGATCCTGGGCCCGGCGCTGTCGCGCGCCCAGGAGTACACCGCCGACAACTTCGGGTACGCCCACTGCCCCGCCGGTGCCCCCGGCGTGATGGGGGTGCTCTCGGGCGGGAAGTATCTGGGGGCCGAGGTCAACGTCAACGAGCTCGCCGACCGTGCCGCGACCGACCCGAGCCTCTTCGTGCACTGGGTCAACTGGGGCTCCTCCCACCCGGTGACCACGTGGCGGGCCCACGCTCTGCGCGACCGCTCCGTGCCGGGCTCGCTGTGGATCCGCCCCGGCGGGTCGCTGTTCACCTCTCCGCTGCCGCCGGGGCACGTGTGGTCCTCCCGCTATCCGACCCCGGCAGACGCGCTGGCGATGCTCGCCGCGGCCGATGTGCGCCGGCCCGCCGGCGCCGACGGCCAGTTCGGGCGCTTCTCCGGCATCGACTACTCGGATCGGCCCGCGATGCGCACGATCCAGACCGCCGCTCCGCTGCTCTCGGGTCGCACTGCATACACGATCCCGCCCGGCCCCTATCGTGACGATGCCCGGGGCCCGCTCGTCGACACCGCGCAGAACCCCTTCGGGCCGCCGCCGGAGGGGCGGGGACCGCAGATGCCGTCCTGACCGCACGCGTCCGTGCTGTCCTACCGGTCACCACACCCTCCTCAAACGTGCATGGAGTGCATAAGGTGAGCCGGTGATCCCCGACCCCAGCGCGCTGACCCCGGCGGTGCGCCGCAAGCCGTTGCTCGCCGTCCTCCTCGCCCCGCTGTTCATGGCCCTGATCGCCGTGAGCGTCATCAACGTGGGGCTCACCGCGATCGCTGAGGGCCTCGAGGCGGATACCGGCGAGCTGCAGTGGGTGATCTCCGGCT
Encoded proteins:
- a CDS encoding M48 family metallopeptidase, which translates into the protein MTQQPPGPPPMPAAGFGGSAPDGPAPHGPAPGGSMRPGDPNLINGATSHGVLGPKRIRHPWELPLLGVGIALTLLSYIAWWTLIVSTLVLQVTEGEASVANLWQYVGILPFLLQLVAVLPLAPVLIWWARAIMYARMRTRSVRMSPTQFPEGYRMVAEAAQQFGMRRVPDAYVQLGNGVINAFASGHGFRRFVVVHSDLFEVGGRTRDPEALRFVIGHEVGHLAAGHVSYFRLVFTTVIRMIPILGPALSRAQEYTADNFGYAHCPAGAPGVMGVLSGGKYLGAEVNVNELADRAATDPSLFVHWVNWGSSHPVTTWRAHALRDRSVPGSLWIRPGGSLFTSPLPPGHVWSSRYPTPADALAMLAAADVRRPAGADGQFGRFSGIDYSDRPAMRTIQTAAPLLSGRTAYTIPPGPYRDDARGPLVDTAQNPFGPPPEGRGPQMPS